A genomic stretch from Flavobacterium humidisoli includes:
- a CDS encoding UvrD-helicase domain-containing protein produces the protein MQSPSFFIYDASAGSGKTYTLVKEYLKIILSSPKNDAYRNILAITFTNKAVHEMKSRIVGNLSEFAKDEPSPKAADLMEDLSRETGLSIIKIKTKSQQIIKHLIHNYAAFDISTIDKFTHKVIRAFAHDLNLPMTFEVTLDTENLLVEAVDAIIAQAGEDETLTKLLIDFTMEKTDDDKSWDVSREILETGRLVLNENNRNEILHFQDKTIEEFVEIKKKMQALCKELEDVNEGLATKAIELIDKNGIDLKSFSRGTFPNHLQSIRDGKFNPKNKTFHEFDDIAINKTAKDRALIENIIPELLQILKEVYQNFEKRDFYKAFLKNITPLSLLNTVSNELAKIQSEQNILSISEFNAIIHREIQNQPAPFIYERLGERYRNFFIDEFQDTSEMQWQNLIPLIDNSLSGLDDFGNKGTLMIVGDPKQSIYRWRGGKAEQFIELSKEEVAFFHHEKIVKHLDTNYRSYSEVIEFNNAFFKLISAEFTNEDYKDLYENHSFQNTNSKKGGYVNISFLPIAEKNESVDEEEVLEKSDLYVLATLNTIREVVKQGFEYKDIVILTRKRDQGIAVANYLTEQGVPLLSSETLMIQNASEVRLIIHLLRYLNNSADLESKANFLHFLSSTKDLSMPVHDFIALGMSYRFEKEFEEWLMTFDVSFSFEDVRKKSLYEAVEIIISKFILPSEGNAYVQFFLDIVLERDIRNQSGVADFLIFWDKNSEKFSIPSPEGNNAVRIMTIHKSKGLEFPVVIMPFADEDYNRKPKDKLWLDTEEIDLGVPKALVDNSSAVEGFGESASAVFNLKKQEELLDNINVLYVALTRAEEQLYVISQSLKAKSDGEYPNNMASFFIKFLINEGVYEEEKLNYEFGNKTRLSKITRTVDTVKSIPIVREVLNSKNIKIAQREALMWGTHQQEAISYGNIVHEILAYVKDKSDVDLAVTKAIENGLITYDQVDQVLKTLKEIVNHPELNVCFDGKDRVLNEQTIVQKEGRILKPDRVVFLENKQAFLLDYKTGAVNAKYQQQIQEYQDAIEDLGYTVLKKALVYIGTEIEVVNL, from the coding sequence ATGCAAAGTCCGTCTTTTTTCATTTATGATGCTTCTGCGGGATCAGGAAAGACGTATACTTTGGTAAAAGAATATTTAAAGATTATTCTTTCTTCTCCAAAAAACGATGCGTACCGAAATATTTTAGCAATTACTTTTACCAACAAAGCAGTTCATGAAATGAAAAGCCGTATTGTTGGAAATTTATCTGAATTTGCAAAAGACGAACCGTCTCCAAAGGCAGCTGATTTAATGGAAGATCTATCGCGTGAGACTGGACTTTCGATTATTAAAATTAAAACCAAATCGCAGCAGATCATAAAGCACTTAATTCATAATTATGCCGCTTTTGATATTTCTACCATTGATAAATTTACCCATAAAGTTATCCGTGCATTTGCACATGACTTAAATCTTCCAATGACTTTTGAGGTTACTCTGGATACCGAAAATTTATTGGTTGAAGCTGTTGACGCTATTATCGCACAAGCTGGGGAGGACGAAACATTGACCAAACTGCTCATCGATTTTACAATGGAAAAAACCGATGATGATAAAAGCTGGGATGTTTCTCGTGAAATTCTTGAAACAGGAAGGTTGGTTTTGAATGAAAACAATCGAAATGAAATTCTTCATTTTCAAGATAAAACAATTGAAGAGTTTGTTGAGATTAAAAAGAAGATGCAAGCGCTTTGCAAAGAATTGGAAGATGTAAATGAAGGTCTTGCAACGAAAGCAATTGAATTGATTGATAAAAACGGAATTGATCTAAAATCATTTTCGAGAGGAACTTTTCCAAATCATTTGCAAAGTATTCGAGATGGGAAATTCAATCCAAAAAATAAGACCTTTCATGAGTTTGATGATATTGCAATTAACAAAACGGCAAAGGACCGAGCGTTAATTGAAAATATTATTCCAGAATTGCTTCAAATATTAAAAGAGGTTTATCAAAACTTTGAAAAAAGAGATTTTTATAAAGCTTTTTTAAAAAACATAACACCACTTTCTTTGCTGAATACAGTGAGTAATGAGCTTGCAAAAATTCAGTCAGAACAAAATATCTTATCGATTTCAGAATTCAATGCAATCATTCATCGCGAAATTCAGAATCAGCCAGCGCCTTTTATTTACGAACGTTTGGGGGAGCGCTATCGTAATTTCTTTATCGATGAATTTCAGGATACCTCAGAAATGCAATGGCAGAACTTGATTCCGCTTATTGACAATTCGCTTTCTGGTCTAGATGATTTTGGAAATAAAGGAACTTTGATGATTGTGGGAGATCCGAAACAGTCTATTTATCGCTGGCGCGGAGGAAAAGCAGAGCAATTTATCGAATTAAGTAAAGAAGAGGTCGCTTTTTTTCATCATGAAAAAATAGTGAAGCATTTAGATACCAATTATAGAAGTTATAGTGAAGTTATTGAATTCAATAATGCTTTCTTTAAATTAATTTCGGCTGAATTTACAAATGAAGATTATAAGGATTTATATGAAAATCACAGTTTTCAAAATACGAATTCAAAAAAAGGCGGTTATGTAAATATTTCTTTTCTTCCGATTGCTGAGAAAAATGAATCTGTAGATGAAGAAGAGGTTTTAGAGAAATCTGATCTGTATGTTTTGGCAACTTTAAATACAATTAGAGAAGTAGTTAAGCAAGGTTTTGAATATAAAGATATTGTAATTCTGACCCGAAAAAGAGATCAAGGAATTGCGGTTGCAAATTATTTGACAGAACAGGGTGTTCCGCTTCTTTCTTCAGAAACTTTGATGATTCAAAATGCATCGGAAGTTCGTTTGATAATTCATCTTTTAAGATATTTAAACAATAGTGCTGATTTAGAATCGAAAGCCAACTTTTTGCATTTTCTTTCTTCAACAAAAGATTTGTCAATGCCTGTTCATGATTTCATCGCATTGGGAATGAGTTACAGATTTGAGAAAGAATTTGAAGAATGGCTTATGACTTTTGATGTTTCTTTTTCATTCGAAGATGTGCGAAAGAAATCTTTGTACGAAGCAGTAGAGATCATAATTTCTAAATTTATTCTTCCGTCTGAAGGAAATGCTTATGTACAGTTTTTTCTAGATATTGTTTTAGAAAGAGATATTCGAAATCAATCTGGGGTTGCAGACTTTTTGATTTTCTGGGATAAAAATTCTGAGAAATTTAGCATCCCATCTCCAGAAGGAAATAATGCTGTTCGTATTATGACCATTCATAAATCTAAAGGATTAGAGTTTCCGGTTGTAATTATGCCTTTTGCAGATGAAGATTATAACAGAAAACCAAAAGATAAGTTGTGGCTAGATACGGAGGAAATCGATTTAGGAGTTCCAAAAGCTTTGGTCGATAATAGCAGCGCTGTTGAGGGTTTCGGAGAAAGCGCTTCGGCAGTTTTCAATTTGAAAAAACAAGAAGAGCTTTTAGATAATATAAATGTGCTGTATGTTGCTCTAACTCGTGCCGAAGAACAGTTGTATGTGATTTCTCAATCGTTAAAAGCTAAAAGCGATGGTGAATATCCGAATAATATGGCTTCTTTTTTTATTAAATTCTTGATCAATGAAGGGGTTTATGAGGAAGAAAAATTGAATTACGAGTTTGGAAATAAAACCAGGTTGTCAAAAATTACTAGAACAGTAGATACGGTTAAGTCGATTCCTATTGTGAGAGAGGTTTTAAATTCGAAAAATATTAAAATCGCGCAACGCGAAGCTTTGATGTGGGGAACGCATCAGCAAGAAGCTATTTCATATGGAAATATTGTTCATGAAATTCTGGCTTATGTGAAAGATAAATCGGATGTTGATTTGGCAGTAACAAAAGCTATCGAGAATGGTTTGATAACGTACGACCAAGTAGATCAGGTTTTGAAAACTCTAAAAGAAATAGTCAATCACCCAGAATTGAATGTTTGTTTTGATGGAAAAGATAGAGTTCTGAATGAACAGACCATCGTGCAGAAAGAAGGAAGGATTTTAAAGCCAGATAGAGTTGTCTTTTTGGAAAATAAACAAGCTTTTTTGTTGGATTATAAAACTGGAGCTGTTAATGCAAAATATCAGCAGCAAATTCAGGAGTATCAAGATGCAATTGAAGATTTAGGGTACACGGTTCTAAAAAAGGCATTAGTGTATATAGGAACAGAAATTGAAGTGGTAAATTTGTGA
- a CDS encoding OmpA family protein → MKHLNKLLVAVLMAMGLSSHAQDSNNPWAISFGVNAVDTRTSSGAGHGFFDQHFSQPFAVKDNWNILPSLSYIGVNRYVGHGFSVGLQGSVNKIDKAVYFRPTAPGHDGRGNVVTNPGDLMYYGIDATIKYSFQELIKSKVVDPSLSIGGGYTFLGDDSFGTVNPGAGITFWFTDAIGLELATRYKWAVAAGSGDNPGRNDYNGEIDTPSHFQHTAGLIFKFGGKDTDGDGIYDKDDACPDVAGLKQFNGCPDTDGDGIVDASDACPDVFGLAALNGCPDTDGDGIADKDDACPDVAGLAALKGCPDTDGDGIADKDDKCPTVAGPKENGGCPFLDADKDGVADKDDDCPTVYGPASNRGCPEVTSEALEDLKVQARAVYFNSGKATFKTGDKETQARLDAVKEILKNYPNAKFSIEGHTDSTGSAKINQKLSEDRAKAVLDALVQRGVNPENLESKGFGASQPVASNKTAAGKAQNRRTEIRHIGSKYQGKL, encoded by the coding sequence ATGAAACATCTTAACAAACTTTTAGTTGCTGTATTGATGGCGATGGGTTTAAGTTCTCACGCGCAAGACAGTAACAATCCATGGGCGATCTCTTTCGGGGTTAATGCTGTGGATACTAGAACAAGTTCAGGAGCTGGTCATGGGTTTTTTGATCAACACTTCTCTCAGCCATTCGCTGTAAAAGACAACTGGAATATTCTTCCTTCTCTATCTTACATTGGAGTAAATAGATATGTTGGACACGGTTTCTCAGTTGGTTTACAAGGATCTGTAAACAAAATTGATAAAGCTGTTTATTTTAGACCAACTGCTCCAGGACATGATGGAAGAGGTAACGTTGTAACTAATCCTGGTGACTTAATGTACTACGGAATTGATGCTACTATCAAATACAGCTTCCAAGAATTAATCAAATCTAAAGTGGTTGATCCTTCGTTATCTATTGGTGGAGGTTATACTTTCTTAGGAGATGACAGTTTTGGAACTGTTAACCCAGGAGCTGGAATTACTTTCTGGTTTACAGATGCTATTGGTCTTGAGCTTGCTACAAGATACAAATGGGCTGTTGCTGCAGGTTCAGGAGATAATCCTGGTAGAAATGACTACAATGGAGAAATTGATACTCCATCTCACTTCCAACATACTGCAGGTTTAATTTTCAAATTCGGAGGTAAAGATACTGACGGAGACGGAATTTATGACAAAGACGATGCTTGTCCAGATGTTGCTGGTTTAAAACAATTCAACGGATGTCCTGATACTGACGGTGACGGAATCGTTGACGCTTCTGATGCTTGTCCAGATGTATTTGGTTTAGCTGCATTAAACGGATGTCCTGATACAGACGGAGACGGAATTGCTGATAAAGATGACGCTTGTCCAGATGTTGCTGGTTTAGCTGCTTTAAAAGGTTGTCCTGATACTGACGGAGACGGAATTGCTGATAAAGACGATAAATGTCCTACAGTTGCTGGTCCTAAAGAAAACGGTGGTTGCCCATTCTTAGATGCTGATAAAGATGGTGTTGCTGATAAAGATGATGACTGTCCTACAGTTTATGGTCCTGCTAGTAACAGAGGATGTCCAGAAGTAACTTCTGAGGCGTTAGAAGATCTTAAAGTTCAAGCTAGAGCGGTATACTTCAACTCAGGAAAAGCTACTTTCAAAACTGGAGATAAAGAAACTCAAGCTAGATTAGATGCTGTTAAAGAAATCCTTAAAAACTATCCAAACGCGAAATTCTCTATTGAAGGACACACAGATAGTACAGGTTCTGCTAAAATCAACCAAAAACTTTCTGAAGACAGAGCTAAAGCTGTGTTAGATGCATTAGTTCAAAGAGGTGTTAACCCAGAGAACTTAGAGTCTAAAGGATTTGGAGCTAGCCAACCAGTTGCAAGTAACAAAACTGCTGCAGGTAAAGCACAAAACAGAAGAACTGAAATTAGACACATTGGTTCTAAATACCAAGGTAAACTATAA
- a CDS encoding ATP-binding cassette domain-containing protein → MLSDIYLKLETGQIIGLFGRNGSGKSTLLKIIFGIVPALDKSIFINGISKNNASTLLNEIGYLHQNQFIPNHFSVLQTILLSVDKQKAHSVCEDDFFKSLLNQKIRDLSFGELRYLQIKLMLSNQSKFVLLDEPFSGLSPKMIEVVMLLIKENSQEKGIIVTDHNYRSVMEIATDLRILHNGKLQVINKKAELLQKGYLINSAIF, encoded by the coding sequence TTGCTTTCGGATATTTATTTGAAATTGGAAACAGGTCAAATAATAGGGTTGTTTGGTAGAAATGGCTCCGGAAAATCTACACTGTTAAAAATTATATTTGGAATAGTGCCCGCTTTGGATAAAAGTATTTTTATTAACGGAATTTCAAAAAATAATGCTTCTACTTTGTTAAATGAAATTGGTTATCTACATCAAAACCAATTTATTCCAAATCATTTTTCGGTTTTGCAAACCATTTTGTTATCTGTCGATAAACAAAAAGCGCATTCTGTTTGTGAAGATGATTTTTTTAAATCTCTTTTAAATCAAAAAATTAGGGATTTGTCTTTTGGAGAATTGCGATATCTCCAGATTAAATTGATGCTTTCCAATCAGTCAAAATTTGTATTATTGGATGAGCCGTTTAGTGGTTTGTCTCCTAAAATGATAGAGGTTGTAATGTTGCTAATTAAAGAAAATTCTCAAGAAAAAGGTATAATTGTTACAGATCACAATTATAGAAGTGTTATGGAAATTGCAACAGATTTAAGAATATTACATAATGGTAAGTTGCAGGTAATCAATAAAAAAGCCGAACTTTTACAGAAAGGTTATCTGATAAATTCGGCAATTTTTTAG
- a CDS encoding TIGR00266 family protein yields MQAHEIDYQIFGEEMQYVEIELDPQEIVIAEAGSFMMMENNIQMETIFGDGSQQQGSGLFGKLLNAGKRVLTGESLFMTAFLNQGHTKSKVSFASPYPGKILPIDLTQFQGKFICQKSSFLCAAKGVSVGIEFSQKLGRGLFGGEGFIMQKIEGDGMAFVHSGGTMAKKELAPGEVLKVDTGCIIGFTKDVDYDIEFIGGIKNSIFGGEGLFYATLKGPGTVFIQSLPFSRLADRIIASAPRSGGNSRDEGSLLGGLGNLLDGDNRF; encoded by the coding sequence TGGAGAAGAAATGCAGTATGTGGAAATAGAACTGGATCCACAGGAAATTGTAATTGCCGAAGCAGGCAGTTTTATGATGATGGAAAACAATATCCAAATGGAAACTATATTTGGAGACGGTTCTCAACAACAAGGTTCGGGTTTGTTTGGCAAACTTTTAAATGCTGGCAAAAGAGTTCTTACTGGCGAAAGCTTGTTTATGACTGCATTTTTAAATCAGGGCCATACCAAAAGTAAAGTTTCATTTGCATCACCTTATCCTGGAAAAATTCTTCCAATTGATTTAACTCAATTTCAAGGTAAATTTATCTGTCAAAAAAGCTCTTTTTTATGCGCTGCTAAAGGCGTTTCTGTCGGAATTGAATTTTCTCAGAAACTAGGTCGCGGCTTATTTGGTGGCGAAGGTTTTATCATGCAGAAAATCGAAGGAGACGGTATGGCATTTGTACATTCTGGGGGAACAATGGCTAAAAAAGAATTAGCTCCCGGTGAAGTCTTAAAAGTAGATACTGGATGCATTATTGGTTTTACCAAAGATGTAGATTATGACATTGAATTTATTGGCGGCATTAAGAACTCTATTTTTGGTGGCGAAGGTTTATTTTATGCCACTTTAAAAGGTCCGGGAACAGTCTTTATACAATCGTTACCTTTCTCAAGATTGGCTGACCGTATTATTGCATCGGCACCGCGATCTGGCGGAAACAGTCGTGATGAAGGAAGCCTTCTTGGTGGACTAGGAAATCTTTTGGATGGTGATAACCGATTTTAA
- a CDS encoding PD-(D/E)XK nuclease family protein — MVNTSFLQKIASIVIQDFAGKLSEITIILPNKRAKVFLIEALKKETSKTIIAPEITSIEDFVQDVASIRSVDSIELLFEFYEVYLSITEKKQQQSFELFANWAKTLLQDFNEIDRYLLNPSHVLSYLKDIEDIKRWGLEVDQKTKLLENYIDFWKLLPLYYESLYNHLLFKSIGYQGLIYREAVNNLNHFSNTIGNRTFIFAGFNALNAAEEKIVQHLLALDQARIYWDADQAFLNDPYHDAGLFLRRFKESWKHYKSNVFEWIVDDFSQSKNIQIIGTPKTIGQAKLAGSIIENLIDQNPDASLDKVAVVLGEENLLVPVLYSLPSSVGALNITMGYSGKNNPSQIFVAKLFKMHTNALSRKGGSYVFYYKDVLDILTHPLVEPYANAHRLVRIIKENNYTFITYQKILELHPESSSFFNLLFEKWENGSVTVLKNISTLLIAIKDHFSNDNEEEKIAKAFVYGVFKVINKLINYYSKHHHIDNIDTLHSIYKQIIDLAEVSFEGEPLRGLQIMGVLESRVLDFDTVIITSMNEGKFPAGKSQNSFIPYDVKRELGLPTFKEKDAIYTYHFYHLLQRAKNIYLIYNTENDGLDAGERSRFITQLEVEKKPQHNVIFDIYNPDLPNTAYEPISVRKSELVMERLREIAVNGFSPSALTSYIRNPIEFYFQKILRIREVEEVEENIALNTLGTIIHETLKTLYEPFIGKFISENDLLKCFKLLDDEVLKQFKLVYKEGEIKKGRNLLAFEVAKRNVSNFLKMELESVRNNEAIQIIALEQTFEREFVHPKLPFPVLIKGNVDRIERRDGKIRIIDYKTGKVEKSNVVLKTWNGLTQELKNDKIIQVLAYAFMFEKQAGELPIEVGIISFKNLKSGFLPFGFKEEKDLDVIVSPQILNSYLEEIANLLSEILDINIPFEEKI, encoded by the coding sequence ATGGTAAATACTTCTTTTCTTCAAAAAATTGCCTCTATTGTAATTCAGGACTTTGCAGGTAAACTTTCTGAAATAACAATAATTCTTCCTAATAAAAGGGCAAAAGTTTTTTTGATCGAAGCTCTTAAAAAAGAGACTTCAAAAACTATTATTGCTCCAGAGATTACAAGTATAGAAGATTTTGTTCAAGATGTAGCTTCAATTCGTTCGGTTGATTCGATTGAGCTTCTGTTTGAGTTTTATGAAGTTTATTTATCTATTACAGAAAAAAAACAGCAACAATCTTTTGAGCTGTTTGCAAATTGGGCAAAAACGCTTCTACAGGACTTTAATGAAATTGACAGATATCTTCTGAACCCTTCGCATGTTCTATCTTATCTGAAAGATATTGAAGATATAAAAAGATGGGGGCTGGAAGTAGATCAAAAAACAAAGCTTCTTGAAAACTACATAGATTTCTGGAAGTTGCTGCCGTTGTACTACGAGTCGTTGTACAATCATTTGCTTTTTAAGTCAATTGGATATCAAGGTTTGATTTATAGAGAAGCGGTGAATAATCTTAATCATTTTTCGAATACTATTGGAAACCGCACATTTATTTTTGCTGGTTTCAATGCTTTGAATGCTGCCGAAGAAAAAATAGTACAGCATTTATTAGCTTTAGATCAAGCTAGGATTTATTGGGATGCTGACCAGGCTTTTCTAAATGATCCATATCATGATGCGGGACTTTTTTTAAGACGATTTAAAGAAAGTTGGAAACATTATAAGTCAAATGTTTTTGAATGGATTGTTGATGATTTTTCGCAGTCAAAAAACATTCAAATAATAGGAACTCCAAAAACAATTGGCCAAGCAAAATTAGCGGGAAGTATTATTGAGAATTTAATAGATCAAAATCCTGATGCTTCGCTAGATAAAGTTGCAGTGGTGCTTGGTGAGGAAAATTTATTGGTGCCAGTTTTATACTCGCTTCCTTCATCTGTTGGAGCATTAAATATTACGATGGGATATTCTGGAAAGAACAACCCGTCGCAGATATTTGTTGCCAAATTATTTAAAATGCATACCAATGCGCTTTCTCGAAAAGGGGGGAGTTATGTTTTTTATTATAAAGACGTGCTTGATATTTTGACACATCCTTTGGTGGAGCCCTATGCGAATGCACATAGATTGGTAAGGATTATAAAAGAGAATAATTATACTTTTATTACGTATCAGAAAATTTTAGAACTTCATCCGGAGTCTTCAAGTTTTTTTAATTTATTATTTGAAAAATGGGAAAATGGTTCGGTTACAGTTTTAAAAAACATTTCGACTTTGTTGATCGCAATTAAAGATCACTTTAGTAATGACAATGAAGAAGAAAAAATTGCCAAAGCTTTTGTGTATGGCGTTTTTAAAGTAATAAATAAGCTTATAAATTATTACTCTAAACATCATCATATTGATAATATCGATACACTGCATTCGATTTACAAACAGATTATAGATTTAGCAGAAGTATCCTTCGAGGGTGAGCCATTACGAGGTTTACAGATCATGGGGGTTTTAGAAAGTCGTGTTTTGGACTTCGATACTGTCATTATAACTTCTATGAATGAAGGTAAATTTCCAGCCGGAAAATCGCAGAATTCCTTTATTCCTTATGATGTAAAAAGAGAACTTGGACTTCCAACTTTCAAGGAAAAGGATGCTATTTATACGTATCATTTTTATCACTTATTACAGAGGGCTAAAAATATTTATTTGATTTATAATACTGAAAATGACGGATTGGATGCTGGAGAACGAAGTCGTTTTATTACGCAACTAGAAGTAGAAAAGAAACCGCAACATAATGTTATTTTTGATATTTATAATCCTGATCTTCCAAATACAGCTTATGAACCCATTTCTGTTCGTAAGTCTGAGTTGGTAATGGAGCGATTGAGAGAGATTGCTGTTAATGGTTTTTCGCCCTCAGCATTGACGAGTTATATTCGAAATCCGATTGAGTTTTATTTTCAGAAGATATTGAGAATTCGTGAAGTGGAAGAAGTGGAAGAAAATATTGCTTTGAATACTTTGGGAACGATTATTCACGAAACATTAAAAACGCTTTATGAGCCTTTTATTGGGAAATTTATTTCTGAGAACGATCTTTTAAAATGTTTTAAATTGCTAGATGATGAAGTTCTCAAGCAATTTAAATTGGTTTATAAAGAAGGGGAAATCAAGAAAGGGCGAAATCTTTTGGCTTTTGAAGTCGCAAAACGGAATGTTTCTAATTTCTTGAAAATGGAATTAGAATCGGTAAGAAACAATGAGGCGATTCAGATAATTGCTTTAGAGCAGACTTTTGAACGAGAGTTTGTCCATCCAAAATTGCCGTTTCCTGTTTTAATTAAAGGAAATGTCGATCGAATTGAACGTCGAGATGGGAAAATACGAATTATCGATTATAAGACTGGAAAAGTAGAAAAGTCTAATGTTGTCTTGAAAACCTGGAATGGATTGACACAAGAGCTTAAAAATGATAAAATCATTCAAGTTTTGGCTTATGCTTTCATGTTCGAAAAACAGGCTGGCGAACTTCCTATAGAAGTTGGAATTATATCATTCAAAAACTTAAAATCGGGTTTTTTGCCTTTTGGTTTTAAAGAAGAAAAAGATCTAGATGTTATAGTGTCACCTCAAATCTTGAATTCTTATTTGGAAGAAATTGCGAATTTGCTGAGTGAGATTTTGGATATTAATATTCCTTTTGAGGAAAAAATCTAG
- the kbl gene encoding glycine C-acetyltransferase produces MYGKIKEHLQKELQAIEENGIFKKERIITSPQGAEITISTGETVLNFCANNYLGLSSHPEVVQAAKDAMDTHGFGMSSVRFICGTQDIHKTLEKKIADFYGTEDTILYAAAFDANGGVFEPLLGENDAIISDSLNHASIIDGVRLCKAARYRYENNNMGDLEQQLIKANEAGARFKLIVTDGVFSMDGLVAPLDKICDLADKYDAMVMVDECHAAGFIGATGKGTLEAKGVMGRVDIITGTLGKALGGAMGGYTTAKKEIIELLRQRSRPYLFSNSLAPAIVGASIKVFELLEKDTTLRDKLEWNTNYFKEGMKKAGFDIIDGDSAIVPVMLYDAKLSQTMANELLKQGIYVIGFFFPVVPKDKARIRVQLSAAHEKEHLDKAIEAFTVVGKMLKVI; encoded by the coding sequence ATGTACGGTAAAATAAAAGAACATCTGCAAAAAGAATTGCAGGCAATTGAAGAAAATGGAATTTTCAAAAAGGAACGCATTATTACTTCTCCTCAGGGAGCAGAAATCACAATTTCGACAGGTGAAACAGTGTTGAACTTTTGTGCTAATAATTATTTAGGACTTTCTTCGCATCCAGAAGTTGTACAGGCTGCTAAAGATGCAATGGATACGCATGGTTTCGGAATGTCTTCTGTACGATTCATTTGCGGAACCCAAGATATTCATAAAACATTAGAGAAAAAAATTGCTGATTTTTATGGTACAGAAGACACCATATTATATGCGGCAGCCTTCGATGCAAATGGAGGAGTGTTCGAACCTTTGTTGGGAGAAAATGATGCAATTATTTCAGATAGCTTAAATCATGCTTCTATTATCGATGGTGTTCGTTTATGTAAAGCGGCTCGTTATCGTTATGAAAACAATAATATGGGAGATTTGGAGCAGCAATTAATAAAAGCAAATGAAGCAGGAGCTCGTTTTAAATTAATTGTTACTGATGGAGTTTTCTCTATGGACGGTCTAGTAGCGCCATTAGATAAAATCTGTGACCTTGCTGATAAATACGATGCAATGGTTATGGTGGACGAATGTCACGCCGCTGGTTTTATCGGGGCAACAGGAAAAGGAACTCTTGAAGCAAAAGGGGTAATGGGAAGAGTAGATATTATTACTGGAACTCTAGGTAAAGCTTTGGGAGGAGCTATGGGAGGATATACTACTGCGAAAAAAGAAATAATCGAATTATTGCGTCAGAGATCTAGACCTTATTTGTTTTCAAATTCATTGGCGCCTGCAATTGTTGGGGCTTCAATAAAAGTATTTGAGTTGTTGGAAAAAGACACTACACTTCGTGATAAGCTAGAATGGAATACCAACTATTTTAAAGAAGGTATGAAAAAAGCAGGTTTTGATATTATTGATGGAGATTCTGCTATTGTTCCAGTAATGTTGTATGATGCAAAATTGTCTCAGACAATGGCAAACGAGCTTCTGAAACAAGGAATTTATGTTATTGGTTTTTTCTTTCCTGTGGTTCCAAAAGATAAAGCTAGAATACGTGTGCAGTTATCTGCGGCGCATGAAAAAGAACACTTGGATAAAGCGATAGAAGCCTTCACAGTTGTCGGTAAAATGTTAAAAGTTATATAA
- a CDS encoding alpha/beta fold hydrolase — protein MKTILYKNTKISYSDSGIGNTIVLLHGFLENKKMWSEYSNLLSEKNRVVAIDLLGHGESDCLGYIHKMEDNAGAVNQVLEHLNIEKASIVGHSMGGYVGLAFAELYPEKIQKLVLLNSTSKEDSAEKKLNRTRAIKAVKQNYVNFVSLAIANLFSENNRIRLAEEIEKVKTEALKTPLQGIIASQEGMKIRKDREELLRKNLFPILLILGKKDPVLNYEESLSQIEDTTAELVSFEDGHMSQIENKEALKAVLLDFFE, from the coding sequence TTGAAAACGATTTTATATAAAAACACTAAAATATCATACTCAGATTCTGGAATTGGAAACACAATAGTTTTACTTCACGGCTTTCTTGAAAACAAAAAAATGTGGTCAGAATATAGTAATCTGCTTTCAGAAAAAAATCGCGTTGTAGCAATAGACTTATTAGGTCATGGCGAATCTGATTGCTTAGGATACATCCATAAAATGGAAGACAATGCAGGTGCTGTAAATCAAGTTTTAGAACATTTGAATATTGAAAAAGCTTCAATTGTCGGACATTCAATGGGGGGTTATGTTGGTTTGGCTTTTGCCGAATTATATCCAGAAAAAATTCAGAAATTAGTTTTACTAAACTCTACTTCAAAAGAAGATAGCGCAGAAAAAAAACTAAACAGAACACGAGCCATTAAAGCTGTAAAACAAAATTATGTCAATTTTGTAAGTTTAGCGATTGCAAATCTATTCAGCGAAAACAACAGAATTCGATTAGCAGAAGAAATCGAAAAAGTAAAAACGGAGGCTTTAAAAACACCTTTACAAGGAATTATTGCTTCTCAGGAAGGAATGAAAATTAGAAAAGACCGAGAAGAACTACTTCGCAAAAATTTATTTCCGATTTTACTGATATTAGGCAAAAAAGATCCTGTTTTAAATTACGAAGAAAGTCTTTCTCAAATCGAAGATACGACAGCAGAATTGGTTTCTTTTGAAGACGGACATATGAGCCAAATTGAAAACAAGGAAGCTCTAAAAGCTGTTTTATTAGATTTCTTCGAATAA